GGATAGACCATGGATATTTGGTTATGTGCAGAACACATTGGAATAGCTTCGGCTGTGATGGCCGACCTATGGGGCATACTTACAGGCCTTGAACAAGCTTGGAGGCAAGAGTATCGCGACATATCGAATTGGAGCTGGAATTAGAATTGGTCCACAACCTCATACTTGGTCAGGACTCGTGTACATCTCAGTTATCCATATTGGTCGATCCTATTTAAGAAATCTTGGCTAGAGATTGGAGTATTTGAGCGAATCATACCTTCCGAGAAGGGAATGTTTGCGTAGATAGGCAAGCAAGAAGAGCTCCACCAAAAGAACTTGTCAACCTCCTTactcaggaaaaaaaaaaaattttgtcaACCTCCTGTAGTGATGCATTTATAGGGTTGCTCTACGCCAAGTGTACCTTCAACGACACTTGTAAAGGCATCAACTATTGATGGCATCGTCTCAATCCAGATTACTTAGAAAGTAAAATTAGAAAACGATCCATTGATGAGATGACATGATAAGTGTCTCCGCTGAGTAAGATCCAAAGCAACGGACATTATCTCGTAGATCGCGTGACGGTGTTAGATAGGAACAAATTTGGAGAAGCaccccaaaaatccatcaTAACAAGCATGTAATAATTGCAAGGGGTACCTTCTCCATGTGAGAATGAAtaagcaaaaaaatatatatatcatttccgTTCTCTAATAGGAAAAATGCCCTTGCTGTAATAATTTCCGCTAGTGGATTACTGTGCCCCGTTATTTCACATTCTCCTATCCACAATTAAATCCACGAGACTCATTCgtcgtaaaaaaaaaaatcgattaGTATtgcaataaattatattaaatataataatttttttttaatgaagagGTATTGCGATTTCCAATTCTTTTGGCTTGGAACTGGAGATACATTTCATTTGAAAGgacagaaaagagagagagagagaagtgagggaaagaggaaaagagggaaaatggGGTAATTGTCTTTGTTGAAATTACAATCACACCCTTAATCTAATAGCTTTTATAAATTGACATATGTCTTGTATGGGCATTTCGGGAAACTAacagtgtgtttggttttagagttgagttttgattttaattgggttgtaataattgtattgttgaattatgaaaaaaaaatgtgaaaaagtaataaatagttgaaaaaatttagtattaaaaattgaattgagtataatggagTTGTATGTGAGTTTATGTATGAGGCTcactttttttactttgaagaatttatttttgttgtatagtgaatagagttaaagttagaattaaaattttaaaatttaattgcgaaaccaaacggagcgtAAATGTTACACTAAGGGTATCCTTCTCTCTTTATAATAGTTTAGATACCGCATGGGATAATCTTTGAATTTTGTATCAAACGTGATGCaatctttaaaaattatatctatTTCTATCcctttttcttgaaaattcaTCAGTCTCAGTAATCCTCCTCCTATGCAGGATCATTTGTGTTGTTTCCAGCACTTCCATCATAAACTTTCAATCTCCTATCCTTGTTCCCAAATAATTCACTCGATAATTTACATTGCAAAACTTCCGGTTTAAGTATGTTGATCCACTTGAAGTCCGCTCATAACTGTAGAACTCGGGATGTATCCTCTATGCAACAAAATTAGGGAAGGGTAAAAAAACAACTTGATGCATATATGTCGGAATTTATACTGCCCCATAAACACCTCGAAAATTAGGGAAGGGTAAAAAAGCAACTTGATGTATTTATCTCAATCTGTCTTCAATGATCCGTAATAGTCCCCGTATTAGTTTGTGATAGATCAGACTAACTTGTCCCAATTTTCGGTACCGAATATGGCGTAAGCATCAAAATGACAATTCCTAATTTAACATCAAAGTGCATCTACTATTGATTTTGTAGTTATTAACCAACATCTTTTCCTCTTATAAAAGAAGTAGAAACATTGACATATGTGATTTCGAGCTAGTCAATCATCATACAAATGATATACTTACCAGGCCCTGGTCGATATCCTAAAACTTCCAAAATACTCCGCAAGTAGACTATTTAGAATATAATGTCCAATTAGAGCTTGGATTGGAATCTCCAAACCTGCTGGTCTACCCCTCATTTAACCAATTTCATGCTTCGTGCATTATGCATTCTTTGTTACCCGTGGGCTGAAGAGGTGTTAAATATAGTTGACTTTACTAGTCTTCATCATTAGTCTTAATCTTAATTAAGCTTTTAAAATAGCTGGCAAGGTATCTGGAGGACATCGAGTGAGACCAGCAAACAACCTCAAGGTTATCCAACACCAAGTGCAGGCAATGAAATTCTCTTTAcaaatttttctaataaaatcaCATAGGTGTCGTTGAAATTTTGTTGGCCGTATTAACAGCACTAAAACCTAAATCACATCATCTATacatcaaaaatattttaggcAATTTCTCACAACGCAGATGAATAACTTTTAGTAGATGTACAAAATTGAggtggtgtttggtttcatagtaggattttagaattgtgattttgattttgattttgagtggtataaatggggcccaccctttgactttgtaagagttatgttgttttgttgtgggaaaaagtaatataaatgggacccactctttgactttgtatgagttattttgttttgtagtgggtagaattaagttagaattgtgattctaaaatacaactctgaaaccaaacagagccTCAAACATTCTAGTTAGAAATGGTTATATGGGATATAAGTCCCCAACTGGAGTTCCTGTCATGGTTGCAAATTGCAGTTAGCTGACACACTCATCGGAACCTAACTCTGTTACCCATATGGTTCCCTTTACTAtgaatttcatataaaaaatggCATGACCCATGGAGATTAATTGGTTGGCCGTATGCATCAGTTCTACTGGTTCAACAATTAACTTGAATGTACAACGAAAGACTAGCTTACTTGCCAACGCCATGAAGCTGTGCTACATCGCATTCATCCGGCCATCATCGAGGTATTCTTGAGACATACACTTTTAATCATGCAGGATCTTTTCGTTTGTAAGCCCAACGTTTTTATAATCTCCTCTATTCTCTCCTCTGGAGCATCTGTAGAAGCTTTTGCATTTGGAAACTCGCTGAAAagtttttctaaaatttttccaGTCAGTCGGCCAATTTTCACACCAAGTCAGCCCATGAAAATCACTGACACCCAAAGTCAAGGATCTGTGACCTAGACATCCAAATTAATGCATGTTACTAATTAATCCTAGGACTCGGGAGTGCTTTCCAAGTGATCTTAATTAATCTAATCATTTTTAACCTGAATAGACCACCAACTTTTCAGGATATTTAAAAAAACTGAGTGATGAATATTGAAGGAAGGGAAAGATCTTCTCACTTGTACATCATTTTAGATTGTCTCATCATAAAGATTTGTTTTAAATTGCTCTAACTGACATCCGTTCAATGCCTTTAACTCTATCCTTTTATTTAATCTAGATCAATAATCtacatatctatatctatatatagtattTATTCTAAAGAAATGATGTCATAATTATCATTATCCTTATCATAAATTAAAGAGTAAATAAGCAATTTAGTCCCAGACTTTCGCAGGTAACGTCAATTAGATCCCtgacttattttttgcatcaatttagtccttgaatttgtcgatttgcatcaatttgacCCCCCCTACTTTTCCAATTTACATCAAACAGATcctttttacatcaattacaTCATCCACTGAATGAAATTACATCAATTACATCCTTTACTAAATAAGTTGAGTCCTTTATGATGCAATATACATCAAGAAGGTCCTTCGTGGTACATCAATTAGCTCCTTCCGTCAAAATTCGTCTGACAGTGTTAACTAAGAAGTATGTTACATCGTTAACATCCccactttcctttttttatataatagaaaattaaaaaaaaaaacagtgggGGCCGGTAGAAGCTCCCTTGCCGGCGACCTCGCCCTAGGGGGAGGTCAACATAAAAGTACAGTACCCAACAAACAGGTTGCCGGCGGGGGAGACCCCACCAAAGCTCTCCCCTCTGTTCCCTCTTATTTTCCTCTATTTCGAAAACTAGAGGGAACAAGGGCCAGCTTCGGTGGGGGCtcccttcaatttttttttttaaaagatgtCGAAACGATGTTATTTTGAGTGATGGATTCATACAACGTCATTTCAACCTTTTTTAAAATGACAAAACGACGTTGTTTTGGGTCAATCCCTCAAAATGACAACATTTTTTCATCTTTCTAAAATCccgtttttcatttttttcttatttttctctatGATATAGgaataaaggaaaattaaaaaaaaaacaaagaaatgacTTAAACAATGTAACATGCTCCACAGTTAACGTCATATTTAACACCATGATGACGGAAGGACCTAATTGATGTACCAAAAGAAGCTCTTtagggtttttacctaaaatgaccaatggtttgtccgttttgtcaaatttatcatatgctttttttttgtcaaatctatcacatagtttactttttgcatcaaatctatttcggcgttatcttttccgttaacatctaacggccgtgctgacgtggtacgtggagagatagtgggccacacttgccacgtaggtgccacgtcagcacggccgttagatgtcgacggaaaagataacgccgggatagatttgatgcaaaaagtaaaccatgggataaatttgacaaaaaaaagagtataggatagatttgacaaaacggacaaaccatgggccattttaggtaaatactcCTTGTGTATTTTGTGTAAAAAAGGACACAATTGATGTAGCAATAACttaattaatgtaatttattttagtGGAGAATGTAATTGTTGTAATTTCCTTCAATGGATGATGTAATTAATGTAcaaggacgaaattgatgcaaattgaaaaattcaaggaacaaatcgatgtaaaaaataaatcaggGACCCGATTGACGTAACTTGCGAAAGTCAAAGaccaaattgcctatttactctaAATTAAACTAACATAAAACTTCTTTCACAATTTTGAAGAGTCAAAAAAAGGATCACGATCTGGCCGTGTAAGATATTaatgctccgtttggtttcataatgagattttaaaattttaactctaagtttaactctacttactacacaacaaaaatcaactcttcaaaGTCAAAAAAGTGGGCCCCATACACAAACCCGCATACAACTCTAtcatactcaattcaatttttaatactcaattctctcaactattcattacttttttttacactttttcttataattcaacaatacaatcattacaacccaattaaaatcaaaattcaactcaactcaactctacttagagttgagttttgattttaattggtttgtaatgattgtgtcgttgaattataagaaaaagtgtgaaaaagtaatgaatagttgataaaaagtaataattgtgttgttgaattgcgaaaaaagtaatgaatagttgagataatttaatattaaaaattgaattgaatggttaaaaatttgagaaaaaatgaaaaagtaataattgtgttgttaatttttgttgtgtagtgagtagagttaaagttatagttaaaattttaaaaacataatTGTATAACCAAACGGAACGTAATATGTTTTATTCTGGACATCTATCAATTCATAATCATAACAATCAAATTGGTAAGCAAATCAAATCATCACAATAACTCGAaccaaagagaaaataaattaaacttGTAAAGTAAAACTCCTAgccatcatatatattttttaatccaGGAAGAGGAGTTGTAAGTGGCAAGGATAATATATCAGTAATccaaaataatcaaatataataCACAAATTCACAGTTAAGCCTGTAATCAAAGCTAGTAGCATATTAACCCAACCTCTCTTTCCTCAGTGTGCACCGTGCtctattcttcttttttggataagcAAAATCTCTGCTAGAGTACACAAATCATATgtaagaaatcaacaaacataATTAAAACTTATAACGTGCGGGTGAGCTAACcagaataattaatttaatagtaaataagcaatttcgtccctgacttTCGCAAGTTgtatcaatttcgtccctggcttattttttgcatcagtTTCATCCCCAACTTTGCacttttacatcaatttcgtccctgacttTTCAGTTTCATCAAATTGGTCCCTGACTTTGCAcgattacatcaatttagtccctgactttgcatggttacatcaatttagtcattAACTTTCGCAATACAAGTCTCTGAGTTTTGGCATTACATCAGATCGATCCCTAGTTACATCAATCTAGTTTGAGTGGCTAAGGGACAGATGAGGTTATTGTGCCGTTAATTAGTTCAGGGATTGAATTGATATAATGACTGggcaaattgatgtaaatGTTCGTTACATCAATTACATCCTCAAAACCTGAGGGTATGTTTTAACTCTCCCTAGACCCAAAAACCCAACAACTTCCATTTATTTCCAAAGATACCTTAAATACTTATATATCCAAAAAATTACCagaaaattactgaaaataggaaattgaAATAGGAGTTATTAGGCGTAAAAATCAGTAAAAACGGAGATTGGAGCATGTCACACGAGCCCCTCGAAGTTACTGGGCGTCACAAGCACGAACAGTACTGGACAGTCTATCGGGCCAACTTCGGGAGAGTGTTTTTATCTCCATAGGACTTGGATTTCTGTGGTCTAGCTATCTGTGGAAACCTCAAACAACTGGCTATAGTTTATAATCAAACGGAAGTGTAAAGTATGGAGAAACTCGGAGATTCTTATGCAGACCTCTTCGTGGTACCTGGCAATTATCTAATAACAATGCATAATTGAATGTttacttttattattaaataagcTTGtaattctctttttcttaCCAGGATCTATAAGGTCATCCTATTAGTTGAACTTGAAAGCAACAAAAGCAGCCCTTGTGGTTGATGCAAAGGGCACTTTAAGGTGCCATGTCCCAATGAACTTGAGGCGGTGGCGGGGGCACTGGCGGTCCAACAGTCTAAGAGAAAGTGCAACCTTGGCTCCATCATGGCATTCTATTCATGGCTCTAGGCAAGTCATCCAATTACTGTAACAGTAATCTACAGGTTGTCTACTGCGAGGGTAATACATAATAATATAGTAGATACACACACTTGCTGATTTTCGCTttctaattttcatttaagTTGCACTTACTGACGGTTTCTGCTTTCTAATTTTCAATCAAGATGCAATTACTGTTGTAATAAAATCCTCCAAATTTCATTTCGCTTTCACTGTCAGGATTTTTAAGTTGATTAAGAAACTAAATTTGTTATTGTTAGTCTAACAGTAGTTGGATTGTATTATGTTCCACATTGTGAATTTAATATCAATGATGCCAAGATACGTGGTGTCGGtaatagaaaaaagagagagaataagGCAGATGCAGATTATAGAGGCAAAAGAGCTGCGATATATTCTCTTTAAGAACTACGAAAGGTAGACACTAGACAAGGTTAATTatgatattataataaatgttGGTGTATGTAATAGTATATTAttctataaattatttaattgttGACGAATAAAGTTTTTTGGCCATCCACAGTAAAAAAATAGAGAGTTATTCCTTACAAATTCGAAAGCGTACCTATAAAACACACAAAAGACACGTGAGATGCCCACGTGCATCTGAAAACTTTtatcaataataaataattaagaaaaatttctCTGATTTATTAGTGGGGGAAATGGAACTGGTATATTTTAGTAGATTACGAAATAGTACGCATATCCCACATTTTCCGCACAGAAATGTGTAAAACAATATTGAATGGATAACAATGTATGATGTTTTATATATCCAAATGGAATGCGACGTACCAATGAAGCAAAAGATAAACTCTCTGAGGCCATATTTGGTGGTTGAGATAAGAGATGATATAGGATTTCAAAAATCcttatatttagatatatacTAGGATTGGGATTGAATTGGGTATAAGGTAGGATAaaatattaaggaaattatGCCATTAAGGAGATGGGATAAAAGGCAGAGCATTATAGTTTTAATGAAAGGGAGAAAGTGCTCTTGGAATGCCCTTGGCCAGCAGTTGCCTCACACCGACGACCTACGGATTGGGGCAACGCTGACGAAACTGTGGGCTTGTTTGGATTGTGgatataattttagaatcacaattctaacttaactctacccactacaaaacaaaatacttcatacaaagtcaaatagtggaccccatttataccacttttttccacaacaaaacaacataactcacacaaagttaaagggtgggccccatttattccactcaaaatcaaaatcaaaatctgattttaaaattctactatgaAACTAAACGCAACATGTATCTCATGCCGACAGATCGTTTGGGAAATCACATTATCGAATTTAATTAactaaatattaaattcaGTGGCATCCTCAAGTTTTTAAGTTTTAACAAGTATAATATCTACCCCGATTAGCCAGAGGTTACCTTGGTTTCCCCCTCTCCTCcctaaattttcattaaattctGGGCACGGGCCATCACCACTCAGATGAGATTGTTGGTGAACATAGAGGGCGTCGGCAATCATGCCAGGCCGGTGGTTGCTGTTGATGGGAAACCACTTGCCCTCCTTGTTTTCTTCAActgtttcctcttcttcttcttcttcttctttttcttttttaacaaaaatcgTGAAATTACTTTTTATTCTAAGAAATTATAtctaatatctaataattatTCTTAAACGACATGCAAGGCACGTTAGTCATTTGACTTTAATATCCCGATCATAAGTGTTGGGACATTGTCACGgtgtatttggttttagagtttagtagatttgagttttgattttaattgagttgtaataattgtgttgttgaattatgagaaaaagtgtgaaaagtaatgaataatcgagaaaaagtaatgattgtatcgttgaattgtgaaaaaaagtaatggataattgatagaatttagtattaaaaattaaattgaatggttaaaaaaattttaaaaaaaggaaaaaataataattgtattattgacttttgttgtatagtgagtaaaattaaatttagaatttaaattttaaaaacgtgaTTGTAAAATTAAACGGAGCctctataaattataatattccaTCCATCTGTCCTTGTCCCTATTCCTAATTCGATAACCAATCATCGCCTAATAGACCACTAGTTAGCAAAAATAGCCccccttttccccttttttagCATAATAGCCCCCAACCTATCTCactatttaattatttttagtaagaaatttctttaaaaagtACTTTTATTTGCTTATTAAAATCTTCAATTGATCAAAGAttcgatttaaataaattttaacatctttctttttcccatcCTTATGAtttagtttttccattttgtcGTCGTAAAATTCCCGTcacttatttaaaattaaaaaaaatttatgtgtcaaataatttttatgataGACTTGCACCCTAGAAGAATTTATTGGGAACCTTGGAAAAGTGCAAAACATTATTAGGCAAGAATTAAAGAGATAATCGATCATGAGCTAGGGGTTTGCTCAAAATGCCTATGTTGAAGCTCTTCCTGTCATGAATAAAAAACTCTTGTGAGAGTAGTCAGAATTACTTAATACATAGATATAGATAGGGAATAAATGGTTGTCACTCTAGAGTCATGGTATATTAGCCAAGTATTAAAGGTAAACATGTCTATTCAcccagaaaaaaataaaggcaaATGTGTccaaacatatgaaaatattatagaAACTCAAATATGTCAATCTGATTCTAGCAAACACATATTTAGTTATCGATATACTTGTACTTGTCCAAACTCTTAAGGAAATTTCTAGTGGCCTCAGAAGAGATGCGATAAATACTATTTCATAAAAGGTGGGTTCTCAAGAGCAAGGAATATTGCTCGGCAACGGGGACAACGGAGTCTGCGGTTCCGAAATCCAATAAGATATTCATACGCTGTCCTACAGCTTCTGCAAGCGGTCCAGAAGGTATCCGATCTAAATGGTGGCGCTCCTGCTTGAGGTGGAGGTGGCGGTGACGGTGGTTGTGGAGGAGGTGGAGAATGACGAGTaggaggaggtggtggtggtgatggTGGCACTCGCAGTTGTGATTGTGGTGGTGGAGGGGGTGATGGCGCTCGCGGTGCTAGTGGTGGTGAGGGTGCTCCTGGTGGTGGCGGCGGCGAAGCTGGTGTAGTATTTGGCTGAGTCGAAGCGCCCACATTGTAACTCCATGAACCATAATCTTGATTAAGGTTGGTGCCAAGGTCGGGGCGTTGATCATAAGAGCTAGCACAAGATCTACTTGAGATATCTTCGTACGAGATTATTGCGTTTCTCCTTTGGTCATAGGCGATTCTGTTGAGCAAATATGATAACTGGCTCCAGGCTTCAGACAGGATTTTGAAGGCCCCATCAGCATACGCAGCTCGATTTTTGTCCGGGTGAAGAAGAAGCGCAAGCCTCTTGTATTTTCTTCTGAGTATCTTATCATCTACCTTGGGATCAACATCCAATACTCCATACCAATCAACCTCATCGTTGATCATCTTTTGTGAAGCAATGTAAATGTTGATTGCTGCCAATAACGGGAGAAGTCCTTCGAGATCGGGGCATAGGTTCTTGGCCATCGTTGCAAATGTTTGGGCCCCATCCAAGTCcatttcgatgatcttcttttcCGCCATTTCCTTTGCCCAAAGAGCCTTCTCCTTGATTGC
The sequence above is drawn from the Punica granatum isolate Tunisia-2019 chromosome 5, ASM765513v2, whole genome shotgun sequence genome and encodes:
- the LOC116208760 gene encoding splicing factor 3B subunit 4-like: MEAIKEKALWAKEMAEKKIIEMDLDGAQTFATMAKNLCPDLEGLLPLLAAINIYIASQKMINDEVDWYGVLDVDPKVDDKILRRKYKRLALLLHPDKNRAAYADGAFKILSEAWSQLSYLLNRIAYDQRRNAIISYEDISSRSCASSYDQRPDLGTNLNQDYGSWSYNVGASTQPNTTPASPPPPPGAPSPPLAPRAPSPPPPPQSQLRVPPSPPPPPPTRHSPPPPQPPSPPPPPQAGAPPFRSDTFWTACRSCRTAYEYLIGFRNRRLRCPRCRAIFLALENPPFMK